A window of Ananas comosus cultivar F153 linkage group 4, ASM154086v1, whole genome shotgun sequence contains these coding sequences:
- the LOC109708503 gene encoding basic 7S globulin 2-like, giving the protein MAKTLFLILPHILYLITIDVSFCTLTASSPPPYKALVSPITKDPTTSLYTIPIDNRRPSVVDLAGPLIWSLCAPDHPTVACGSKTCAAAAEFRPPNCSSNTSRPPSDLYKPHCNCTAYPVNPVTRLCAPADLTLTTVTANATDGKNPKYSIAFSDFVSSCSIKSLLQSLPASASGVVGLGRSELSLPQQLSTEAKYANKFALCLPGGGIGVAFFGSGPFYLLPPILPAISDNLQYTPLIKNPTNPGYYIDVEHIAIALKQVPFPPDALALDKRGNGGVALSTVKPYTALRSDIYEPFLKAYGAATTGIQRMPATEPFDLCFNSSALASTRLGYGVPEIDVMLKGGKNWTVFGANSMQQVGAETACLAFVDGGAAAAAAVVIGGFQMEDNFLLFDAENSKLGYSSLLFGRMTTCANFNFTYGV; this is encoded by the coding sequence ATGGCCAAAACCCTATTCTTAATCCTCCCTCATATCCTTTATCTAATAACCATTGATGTTTCCTTTTGTACCCTAACAGCATCATCCCCTCCCCCTTACAAAGCCCTAGTTTCCCCCATAACCAAAGATCCCACCACCTCCCTCTACACCATTCCCATCGACAACCGGCGCCCGTCGGTCGTCGACCTCGCCGGCCCCCTCATCTGGTCTCTCTGCGCCCCCGACCACCCGACCGTCGCCTGCGGATCCAAGACCTGCGCAGCTGCTGCCGAATTCCGCCCTCCCAATTGCAGTAGCAACACTTCTCGCCCTCCATCTGATCTCTACAAACCGCACTGCAACTGCACCGCATACCCGGTAAACCCCGTGACGCGTCTCTGCGCCCCTGCTGACCTAACCCTAACCACTGTCACCGCAAACGCCACCGATGGTAAAAACCCGAAGTATTCGATCGCCTTCTCCGACTTCGTCTCCTCGTGCTCGATCAAAAGCCTACTGCAATCCCTACCGGCCTCAGCCTCCGGAGTAGTCGGCCTTGGCAGGTCGGAACTGTCGCTACCGCAACAGCTATCGACCGAGGCCAAGTACGCAAACAAATTCGCGCTCTGCCTCCCGGGCGGAGGAATCGGCGTGGCCTTCTTCGGGAGTGGCCCTTTCTACCTGCTCCCGCCCATACTGCCAGCGATCAGTGACAATTTACAATACACTCCCTTGATAAAGAACCCTACGAACCCCGGATACTACATCGACGTCGAGCACATCGCGATTGCCCTGAAACAAGTCCCGTTCCCGCCCGACGCACTTGCACTCGATAAGCGCGGGAACGGCGGTGTGGCGCTGAGCACCGTGAAGCCGTACACGGCGCTTCGGAGTGACATATACGAGCCGTTCCTGAAAGCGTACGGCGCGGCCACGACGGGCATCCAGCGGATGCCGGCGACGGAGCCGTTCGATCTCTGCTTCAACAGCAGCGCGCTGGCGTCGACGAGGCTCGGATACGGCGTGCCGGAGATCGACGTGATGCTGAAGGGGGGGAAGAATTGGACGGTTTTCGGGGCGAATTCGATGCAGCAGGTCGGCGCGGAGACGGCGTGCTTGGCGTTCGTCGAcggaggggcggcggcggcggcggcggtggtgatCGGAGGGTTTCAGATGGAGGACAATTTCTTGCTGTTCGACGCTGAGAATTCGAAGTTGGGATACAGCTCGCTCTTGTTTGGGAGGATGACTACGTGTGCCAACTTCAACTTCACTTATGGGGTTTGA